The proteins below come from a single Cricetulus griseus strain 17A/GY chromosome 6, alternate assembly CriGri-PICRH-1.0, whole genome shotgun sequence genomic window:
- the Hoxd12 gene encoding homeobox protein Hox-D12: protein MCERSLYRAGYVGSILNLQSPDSFYFSNLRPNGSQLAALPPISYPRGALPWAATPASCTPAQPATASAFGGFSQPYLTGSGPLGLQSPSAKDGPEEQVKFYTADAATGSEERSRTRPPFAPESSLAHSALKGTKYDYAGVGRAVPSSATLLQGAPCTSSFKEDTKGPLNLNMTVQVAGVASCLRPSLPDGLPWGAAPGRARKKRKPYTKQQIAELENEFLVNEFINRQKRKELSNRLNLSDQQVKIWFQNRRMKKKRVVQREQALALY, encoded by the exons ATGTGTGAGCGCAGTCTCTACAGAGCTGGCTATGTGGGCTCGATTCTGAATTTGCAGTCACCCGACTCTTTCTACTTTTCCAACCTGCGGCCCAATGGCAGTCAGTTGGCCGCGCTTCCCCCCATTTCGTACCCTCGCGGTGCGCTGCCCTGGGCCGCTACTCCTGCCTCGTGCACCCCTGCGCAGCCAGCCACCGCCTCTGCTTTTGGAGGCTTCTCTCAGCCCTACTTGACCGGCTCTGGGCCTCTTGGCCTGCAGTCTCCAAGCGCCAAGGACGGACCCGAAGAACAGGTCAAGTTCTATACGGCTGATGCTGCCACCGGATCTGAGGAACGCAGCAGAACTAGGCCGCCTTTCGCCCCCGAGTCTAGTCTGGCTCACTCAGCTCTCAAAGGCACCAAGTATGACTACGCGGGTGTGGGCCGGGCCGTTCCAAGCTCTGCAACTCTGCTCCAGGGGGCCCCCTGCACCTCCAGCTTCAAGGAAGACACCAAAGGCCCGCTCAACTTGAACATGACAGTGCAAGTGGCCGGGGTGGCCTCTTGCCTGCGACCTTCGCTGCCCGACG GCCTGCCGTGGGGGGCGGCCCCGGGGAGGGCCCGCAAGAAGAGGAAACCGTACACAAAGCAGCAGATTGCGGAGCTGGAGAACGAATTCCTGGTCAATGAATTCATCAACCGGCAGAAGAGGAAGGAATTGTCCAACAGGCTGAACCTCAGCGACCAGCAAGTCAAAATCTGGTTCCAGAACCGGCGTATGAAGAAGAAACGTGTGGTGCAGCGCGAACAGGCACTGGCCCTCTATTAG
- the Evx2 gene encoding LOW QUALITY PROTEIN: homeobox even-skipped homolog protein 2 isoform X2 (The sequence of the model RefSeq protein was modified relative to this genomic sequence to represent the inferred CDS: inserted 1 base in 1 codon) — protein sequence MMERIRKEMILMERGLHSPTASKRFSNLSDSSGSAVLEALENSQHPARLSPRLPSAPLHGALGDLPAKGKFEIDTLFNLQHPSSESTVSSEIASATESRKKSGHYSEAAAEADMSSDVEVGCSALRSPSGLGAAPLKENNAKGYAESGSVAGTTTSASGSGLGSLHGGSNGNSGGAALGGSGSGSGADQVRRYRTAFTREQIARLEKEFYRENYVSRPRRCELAAALNLPETTIKVWFQNRRMKDKRQRLAMSWPHPADPSFYTYMMTHAAATGSLPYPFHSHVPLHYYPHVGVTAAAAAAAASGAAAAASSPFATSIRPLDTFRALSHPYSRPELLCSFRHPGLYQAPAAAAGLNSAASAAAAAAAAAAAASSAAAAGAPPXGSSAPCSCLSCHSSQSAAAAAAAAAAALGSRGGGGGGGGGGGGAGTAGGSDFGCSAAAPRSESGFLPYSAAVLSKTAVSPPDQRDEAPLTR from the exons ATGatggaaagaataagaaaagagatGATTCTGATGGAGAGAGGGCTCCATAGCCCTACTGCTAGCAAGAGGTTCTCCAATTTGTCCGATTCGTCTGGCAGTGCTGTGCTGGAGGCCTTGGAAAATTCGCAGCACCCGGCTCGCCTCAGTCCGCGCCTGCCGTCCGCTCCCCTGCACGGCGCTCTGGGAGACCTCCCCGCCAAGGGCAAATTCGAAATAGACACTCTGTTCAACCTGCAGCACCCGAGCAGCGAAAGCACCGTCTCCTCCGAAATCGCCTCTGCCACCGAGAGCCGCAAGAAGTCTGGTCATTATTCAGAGGCGGCCGCCGAGGCCGACATGAGCAGCGACGTGGAGGTGGGCTGCTCGGCACTGCGCTCCCCCAGCGGCCTGGGCGCCGCGCCGCTCAAGGAAAACAATGCCAAAG GGTACGCGGAGAGCGGCTCAGTCGCAGGTACCACGACGTCGGCCTCCGGCTCGGGCCTTGGCAGTCTGCATGGAGGCAGCAACGGCAACAGCGGGGGTGCGGCGTTGGGTGGCTCGGGCTCCGGCTCCGGCGCCGATCAGGTGCGGCGATACCGTACGGCATTCACCCGTGAACAGATCGCACGCCTGGAGAAGGAGTTCTACCGGGAGAATTATGTGTCTCGGCCCCGCCGATGCGAGCTGGCCGCCGCACTCAACCTGCCTGAAACCACCATCAAG GTGTGGTTCCAGAACCGGCGCATGAAGGACAAACGGCAGCGCCTGGCCATGTCGTGGCCTCATCCAGCGGACCCCAGCTTCTACACCTACATGATGACGCACGCCGCGGCCACCGGAAGCCTACCCTACCCTTTCCACTCGCACGTGCCGCTGCACTACTACCCGCACGTGGGCGTCACCGCGGCTGCAGCAGCGGCCGCAGCCTCGGGAGCGGCAGCGGCAGCGTCGTCGCCCTTCGCCACTTCCATCCGTCCTCTGGACACCTTCCGTGCGCTCTCGCATCCCTACTCGCGGCCGGAGCTGCTCTGCAGCTTCCGCCACCCGGGGCTCTACCAGGCGCCCGCCGCTGCCGCGGGCCTCAACAGCGCGGCGTCGGCAGCCGCTGCAGCGGCGGCTGCAGCTGCCGCGGCCTCCTCGGCGGCGGCGGCCGGGGCGCCCC GCGGCAGCTCGGCACCCTGCTCGTGCCTCAGTTGCCACAGCAGCCAGTCTgcagccgccgccgccgccgccgcagCAGCAGCGCTGGGCTCCCGGGGCGGCGGTGGCGgaggtggcggcggcggcgggggAGCCGGGACGGCGGGCGGCTCGGACTTTGGCTGCAGCGCCGCGGCGCCGCGTTCTGAGAGCGGCTTCTTGCCCTACTCGGCCGCGGTGCTCAGCAAGACCGCCGTCAGCCCGCCCGACCAGAGGGACGAGGCGCCGCTCACCAGATAA
- the Hoxd13 gene encoding homeobox protein Hox-D13 isoform X2 encodes MSRSGTWDMDGLRADGGAAGAAPASSSSSVAAPGQCRGFLSAPVFAGTHTGRAAAAAAAAAAAAAAASSFAYPGTSERTGSSSSSSSSAVIATRPEAPVAKECPAPAAAATAAAPPGAPALGYGYHFGNGYYSCRMSHGVGLQQNALKSSPHASLGGFPVEKYMDVSGLASSSVPTNEVPTRAKEVSFYQGYTSPYQHVPGYIDMVSTFGSGEPRHEAYISMEGYQSWTLANGWNSQVYCAKDQPQGSHFWKSSFPGDVALNQPDMCVYRRGRKKRVPYTKLQLKELENEYAINKFINKDKRRRISAATNLSERQVTIWFQNRRVKDKKIVSKLKDTVS; translated from the exons ATGAGCCGCTCGGGGACTTGGGACATGGACGGGCTGCGGGCGGACGGCGGGGCCGCTGGGGCGGCGccggcctcctcctcctcctctgtggcGGCGCCGGGCCAGTGTCGCGGCTTCCTGTCGGCGCCGGTGTTCGCGGGGACACATACCGGACGCGCGGCAGCCGCAGCGGCTGCAGCAGCTGCAGCGGCGGCGGCAGCCTCCAGCTTCGCATACCCGGGCACCTCTGAGCGCACAGGCTCCTCCTCATCGTCGTCATCCTCGGCTGTGATCGCCACTCGCCCCGAGGCTCCGGTGGCTAAAGAGTGTCCCGCGCCAGCGGCCGCCGCGACTGCTGCAGCACCCCCGGGCGCTCCAGCGCTAGGCTATGGCTACCATTTCGGCAACGGCTACTACAGCTGCCGCATGTCGCACGGTGTGGGCTTACAGCAGAACGCTCTCAAGTCGTCGCCGCATGCCTCTCTTGGAGGTTTCCCGGTGGAGAAGTACATGGACGTGTCGGGCCTGGCGAGCAGCAGCGTACCGACCAACGAGGTGCCCACGAGAGCCAAGGAGGTGTCGTTCTACCAGGGCTACACAAGTCCCTATCAGCACGTGCCTGGGTATATCGACATGGTGTCCACTTTCGGATCCGGGGAACCTCGGCACGAGGCATACATCTCCATGGAGGGCTACCAGTCCTGGACGCTAGCCAACGGGTGGAACAGCCAGGTGTACTGTGCCAAGGACCAGCCACAGGGGTCCCATTTTTGGAAGTCATCCTTTCCAG GGGATGTGGCTTTAAATCAGCCGGACATGTGTGTCTACCGacggggaaggaagaaaagggtacCTTACACCAAACTGCAGCTCAAAGAACTGGAGAACGAGTATGCCATTAACAAGTTCATTAACAAGGACAAGAGGCGGCGGATCTCGGCTGCCACGAACCTATCCGAGAGACAAGTAACCATTTGGTTTCAGAATCGAAGAGTGAAGGACAAGAAAATCGTCTCCAAGCTCAAAGATACTGTCTCCTAA